CCTTGGCCGGCGATGGCCACCGTGGCGAGCGTGGCGCCCGGCGGCACGCCTTCGAGGCCGATCTGCCGCATGACGCGGTCGTAGGACTCGCGGTCGCCGCCGTCGTCGAAGAGCCGGGTCGAGCGCGCGGGGGCGACGCCGATGTCCTGGAGGTTGGTCAGGTCGTTCTTGCGGGGCATGACCTCGAAACGGAGGGGCTCGTCGAAGCCGTCGCGCTCAACGACGACGCCGATGGGCTTGCCCGGGGTCGCCATTGCCGTGGCGAGCATGAGGTCGTTGAAGCTGCGGGCCTCGCGATCGTTGACGCGTAGCACGGTGTCGCCCGATTCGAGGCCAACCGGCACGATCGACGGGTCTTCGGGCTCGGCAGCGGCGGCGGGTCCGTTGACGGCGACGATGCCCAGGCGAGGCGGCTCGGTCTTGAGGCCGACCATGAAGACGAACATGAAGATGAACGCGGCCAGCACGACGTTGGCGACGACGCCCGCCGAGATGACGACCAGCCGCTTGGCGGGGTGGCACGTCTGATAGCTGTCGGGCGCGTGGCTCACGGCGCCGGGGTTGGCGTCTTCCTGGCCCAGCATCTTGACGTAGCCGCCGAAGGGCAGCCAGTTGAGCCGGTATTCGGTCGGGCTGACGTCCGGGGGCGCCTGGTCGTGGACGGTCAGGCCGCGATCGGCCAGCATCGCCCGGTACGCCGGCTCGCTGCTGCCCCGGCGCAGGCCCAGGCCCTTGCGGTAGCTGAAGAGCGCCGGACCGAAGCCGACGGCGAAAGCAAACACCCGGATGCCCGCCCAGCGGGCGGCGACGAAGTGGCCCAGCTCGTGGATGACGATGATGAGCCCGAAGCCCACCACCACCAGCAGCAGGTCGAAGAGCGTCGAGAGCAGGGGGAGGAACTGCGGCATGTCCGAATCATAGATCGGGCGCGGGCGGGGGCCGCCTGCAGCAAAGCCCGGGCGGGCGTGTCATCGCCGGCCCGGGCAGAGGGCACAAGCAGGGACGTTCAGTTGCTGTACTTGACGGTGCAGCCGTAGGCCTGCGTCCGCGGCGTTGCGACGGTCTCGCCGGCCATGTAGGCCTTGAGGGCCTCGGCGACGTAGTTGACCTCGCCCATGGTGCGGGGGCTGGGGTCGCTGTCGATCGCGCCGTGGTAGACCACGGTGCCGTCCTTCGCGACGACGTACATCTCGGGCGTGCGCTTGGCGCCGTAGGCCTTGCCGACCTTGCCGTCCATGTCCATGAGAACGGGGTAGGTGATCTTGAAGTCCTCGATAGCCTCCTTGTTGGTCTCGATGCCGGCGCCCTGCTTGCCCTCGGCGCCGGAGTTGATGGCGATCCACACGACGCCGTCGTTCTTGTGCTCCTTCGCCAGATCGGTCATCGTGGTGGCGTTTCGATGGTGCTTCTTGACGAACGGGCAGCCGGGGTTGAACCACTCGATGACCACGGCCTTGGTGCTGTCCTTGGCGAGGATGGCCTTGAGGCTGTGCTCCTTGCCCTCGGTGTCCTTGAGGGTGAACATCGGGGCCTTCTCACCGGCCGTCACGCCCTGACGCGCCGACTGGCCGTTCATGTTGCCGTCCTGGCCAGCCAGCGCGACCGAGAGGCTCGTTGCCGCGGTCATCGCCGCAATCGTGCCGACCATCGCCATGCCATTCCGTTTGAACCAACCCATGATGGGCTCCTTTCCAAGGGGCCGCTCGTGCGGCCGTGCGTTCTGAGCGAAGGATCTAGCCGCCGCCGTCGGAGTGCCCCCCGACGCGCTGGCGGACGCGAGAAACGAGTGCAGAGTGTGCCGGAGCACGGAAGCCGTCCGGCCCGGCGTCGATCTGGTACGACCGCAATTCGCCCGACGCGTCCTTCACCGCGAGCACGCCGACGAGGCGGCGTTCGCCCTGCGTGGACTCGGACCGACGCTCGGGCGCGAGGCGGAGGCGCATGGAGTCGCCGCCGGCGTGTGCGTCGTCGAGCATGGACACCAGCGCCACCGATGAGCGCGCGGGGTAGAAGGCCAGCGAGGTTGCGCCTGGGGCGCGCACCGTCGCGGCGTCTTCGCTCCAGGCGATCGTAAAGTCGTCGGGCAGTGCAGAAGGCAACACGGGCCGAGGCAACCGAGATGCCGCAACGGCTATGTCAGATCCCGGGCGCAACCGGCCGGCTTCTTCTCGCGAGTCGCCGGCGACCGTGACTTCGATGGTCACTGACCCGAAGCCCGGCAGGCAAAGTTCGTTGCACACCAGCCACTCGACCTTGCCGGCGATTTTGAGCATCGTGCCCGCTTCGACGCCGGGCTCGATCGTGATCGGCACGAGGATGGTCGGGGTGCCCTCGTATACGTGGTCGAGGATGTCGCCGGGCGAGACGTAGCGCTTTGGCGTGGGCCAGAGCAAGGGCCCAACCGTCACGCCCTTGGGCAGCGTCCAGTCGACCTCGGGGGCGAAGCCGGTGTCGTTGCGGCCGTTCCAGTAGATGTGCCAGCCCTCGCTGAGCTCGAATCGGAGGCCGAGGAGCAAGGTCTTGCCAGGTGCGGCTTCGTCCGACTCGGCGACGAGCGAGACCTTTGATACCTCGCCGGCGTCCTGCGCCAGGGCAAGTTGGCACGTGCCGACGAGAACGGTGCACGCTGCGATGGCAATTCGTTTGAGCAAGCGCACCTCCAGCGGCTCTCCCGCACGGATGATCACCGCATAACGTGTCGGGCCCGGACGATATTTCCCAGGGCAGCGGAAAGCCAATCCAAGGATACAGGATGCCCCCTACCGGCAGGAAAACCTCGCTTCGCCATGATGCCGGCCTTCGACGGACCCGTCACGCCGCGACCGTCGTTCTGGCGGCCACGGCCGGTTTCACCGGCTGCAATTCCGGCATCACCGACGCAGACATCGAGAACATCTCCCTGACCGAAGTGCGCCTGCTCTGGCTCGAGCAGCGCGAAGAGCCCGGCGAGCCGTTGTTGATCCTCATCGATCCCAGGCGTCGCGACGCGTTCGAGCAGGCCCGCCTGCCCGGAGCCCTGCACGTGACGCTGCCCGACATTGCCGAGCGGACGCGGGTGGATCCGAGCGTCGCCCGATTCGAGCACATCGTGGTCTACGCCGAGGGCCCGGGCGCCCTGTCGGGCCGTGCGATGACCAAGCGCCTTCT
This Phycisphaerales bacterium DNA region includes the following protein-coding sequences:
- a CDS encoding rhodanese-like domain-containing protein, with the translated sequence MPPTGRKTSLRHDAGLRRTRHAATVVLAATAGFTGCNSGITDADIENISLTEVRLLWLEQREEPGEPLLILIDPRRRDAFEQARLPGALHVTLPDIAERTRVDPSVARFEHIVVYAEGPGALSGRAMTKRLLVLGYDQARLFGGGVIEWSDAGFPVASGEPENEPARPQPRDVRRPVP
- a CDS encoding protein-disulfide reductase DsbD family protein, whose protein sequence is MLKRIAIAACTVLVGTCQLALAQDAGEVSKVSLVAESDEAAPGKTLLLGLRFELSEGWHIYWNGRNDTGFAPEVDWTLPKGVTVGPLLWPTPKRYVSPGDILDHVYEGTPTILVPITIEPGVEAGTMLKIAGKVEWLVCNELCLPGFGSVTIEVTVAGDSREEAGRLRPGSDIAVAASRLPRPVLPSALPDDFTIAWSEDAATVRAPGATSLAFYPARSSVALVSMLDDAHAGGDSMRLRLAPERRSESTQGERRLVGVLAVKDASGELRSYQIDAGPDGFRAPAHSALVSRVRQRVGGHSDGGG
- a CDS encoding thioredoxin family protein, with translation MGWFKRNGMAMVGTIAAMTAATSLSVALAGQDGNMNGQSARQGVTAGEKAPMFTLKDTEGKEHSLKAILAKDSTKAVVIEWFNPGCPFVKKHHRNATTMTDLAKEHKNDGVVWIAINSGAEGKQGAGIETNKEAIEDFKITYPVLMDMDGKVGKAYGAKRTPEMYVVAKDGTVVYHGAIDSDPSPRTMGEVNYVAEALKAYMAGETVATPRTQAYGCTVKYSN